Proteins encoded within one genomic window of Couchioplanes caeruleus:
- a CDS encoding PPOX class F420-dependent oxidoreductase — MTISLPDNVRKLIDGPTFAVVTTINSDGSPQSTVIWIKRDGDDLIFSTVRGRRKTRNMERDPRVSVCAYDPAQPYFSFTVEGAVTLDEEGGPELINELSLKYDDRPWTFDAPEVVRVVCRVTPRKVITH, encoded by the coding sequence ATGACGATCTCGTTGCCCGATAATGTTCGTAAGTTGATCGACGGTCCCACATTCGCCGTCGTCACCACGATCAATTCCGACGGCAGTCCGCAATCGACCGTGATCTGGATCAAGCGGGACGGCGACGACCTGATCTTCTCCACCGTGCGAGGGCGGAGGAAGACCCGGAACATGGAGCGGGATCCGCGCGTGTCGGTGTGTGCGTATGACCCGGCGCAGCCGTATTTCTCCTTCACCGTGGAGGGCGCCGTGACGCTCGACGAGGAGGGCGGCCCGGAGCTGATCAACGAGCTGAGCCTCAAGTACGACGACCGGCCGTGGACGTTCGACGCGCCCGAGGTGGTGCGGGTGGTCTGCCGGGTCACCCCGCGCAAGGTGATCACGCACTAG